In Rhodopirellula sp. P2, the DNA window AGAGCACGGAGGGGCGAAATTCCATGCTCACCGAGATCGGTGAGCAGTGTGTCATTCAGCTCGCGATTGAACCATCTTGCTGACAACGGGGTGTCAGTTTGCTCCTGGTAGATCGTCCGCTGGCAATCCCGCATTGGGTGCATCAGCAGCAGGCATGCCGGCAGGAAGGTCACCCGGAAGACCAGCGGGTTGATTGCCTGGCAAGCCAAACATTGGCAAACCACCAGGGCGTCGGTCATCTTGATCGGCGTCTTCCTCTCCGTCCGAGAGTTCGACACCAGCCAGTTTGGCCAGGGCGACACGTTGTTCTTCCAGTGATTCCATCCACTTCTTTTTGTCATCCAGCAGGTCATCGTTGATGGCCTCCGCGATCGGACGTACGTCATCGACCCAGGAGGTCAAGACTTTTTGGTCTTCCTCAGATGCGGCGGAGATCAGGCCTGCAGGGGTGTCTGGGATTTCTGCCAGAGGTGAGCCAACCGCTCCGCGGAGCAATTGTTGCAGCACCGAAGTGATTCGACGTCGGGAGAGCGAAACTTCAGGCGGCTGAGGTTTTGCGGCAGGCATGCGTCCCATCATTCCCATTCCGCCCATGCCCATGCCGCCCATCATGTCGTCCATGCCCATGCCGTCCATCCCCATCCCCATGTCCATGCCATCCATCATGCTGTCCATGCCCATGCCGCCCATCATGGCATCATCCATTCCCATGCCACCGCCCATCATGGCACCACCGGTGCGGCTCTTGTCCTTCTTTTTCTTCTTGTCTTCTTTGACACCCAAGAAAGTGTCTGGACTTGGTGGTTGCTTGACGGGCATTGCGCTGGTTCGGTCGAGAGCTTTCAGCCGTTTCAGTTCAGATTCAACCGTGTCAAATGCGCGACGAGACCAGCTCTTCAGAACACCCTCGGTGTCGGCGACTTGCCCTTTCAACTGAGTGGTCATGTCGCCCAGTTGTGAGGCGGAGTACAGCGCGATCAAGTCGGGTTGTTCTTCGTTGGTGCTGATGGAAATCAACTGCTTGCCGAGCGTGGTGTCTTGCGGTGTGCTGACGTAGTGCAGGATGTCGACCGCGAAACGTTGCAAGTAAGCATGTGCCTTGGGGTCACGATCTGCGGGGGCAGGTGCGTCCAGCAAGTCGGTCATCAACTGGGTCAGTTTGGCTTTGTTCTCGGCCGTCAGGGAAGGAAAGCCGTACATCGCTGTTCGGTGAAGGGACTGCAGGGCAGCCGCTCGAACGCCATCGACTTCTTCTTCGTTTTCGTAGAGTCCCACCAGTGTGTCGAACAGGGCTGGGTAGGCAGCAGCCAAAGGAGTTGGCGGACGACCTGTGGCTCCGTCATACGGAGCACTGTCGAGTCGTCCCAGAACCAAAACGGCGTTGATACGAGCAGCTGGGATGTGGTTGCCCTTGGCGACCTTTGTCATCCCGTTGTAGATGTACTTCAGGAGATCCGTCTTGCCGGGGTTGTTGATTCGCTGGGCTCCCGAAAGTGATTTTTCGAGCGACACCAACATCGGTCCCATCTTGGTCAGGTTTTCCTTGCGGACGATCGTGTAGGGCACGATGTGCTCGATGTAGATCATCGCGTTTCTCTTCAAATCAGCCGTCAGTTGCTCTGGTTTGCGAGACGTCGCCAGCGTTTTCGCGGCACGCTCGTACCCTGAGATTCTTTCAGGTGTCACCGCAGCTGCGGGCAGCTCGATGACTTCGTATTGCTGAGCGGTTGCGATTCCGCTGAGCAGCCAACACAACACCATGACCAGACACAGGATCCAAATCCGTTGGGCGCGTTGATGGTTGGAAGCCTGGCCCCCGTTCGCTGAATCCATCTGCGGCGAGTCAATTTGCGCAATGGCAGCAATTGGGCCAGATGACTTGGACGGGGACGAGGTCGTAGTGGCGTGTCGCAAAGGAACACCTTCGGAGAGAAGAGCACGGCCGAATAGGATCGAAACGCGAACGTTTCGCGAACGTCTATTATTCACCGACTGACCGTCTCCCGTCAACGAAAATCCCGAATGACAGAGCATTTGGAGCCCTGGCGAAGGCGTTGGGAGGTCTTGCCAGCCCGCTCGCGTATCCGGCGGGCACTGGGAGGGGCGTGCCGCAGACGCGAAATGCGTCGGGGCATAAAAAAAGGCGAGGCCGGCTCCGAAGAACCGACCACGCCTCGCACGGGGGGACGCTTAATATTTGGGTGAATCATGGTGCAGACGGCGTCCCTCTGACACAGGTAACCATAGTCCCGTTCCTGCGAATTTCGAGCAATTCGGTCCAGGAATCCGGGGTTCTGGGGCAGTCCCCTGGGAAGCGTGATCGCTTGTGCCAGTCAGAACGATTCTGACGATTCCAGCCCTCACCGGTTCCAGTGGTTGCGGGCTGACTGGTGCAAAAGTTTCCCTGGACCAACCGGATCGATTGGAGTGCCGGTCAAAATGTGCCGATTGTTCCGGTTGGAGGGGGGCCTCCGTCATGGATCATCGTTTCGCCCACGACACCGTCGTTCAGGCCGCGATCCATGTCCATTTCAATCCTTTGGGAACGGAAGTGACGGAAGTAGCCATGCAGAGCAACACCAACCGTTGGGTCGGCCTTTTCGCACTGCGAACTGTGGAGCCGGTGGAAAATCAGGAGCCGGTGGCGCGTCGTTGGCAATTTGCCTTCGTCGCTGGCGTCGCAGTTTGGATGAGTGTTTGGGGGGCTGGCACAGCCGAGGCACAGCGTCCGGTCGTTCCCGGAACCGGGACCGAACTCGTTGGCGTCGCTGATGACTTCGAAGACGAGTCGTGGCGTTATGTGCCGAACAATCCCAAGAGCACCGAGGACATTGATGAAAATCAACGTTCGCCCATGGGAAAGAGCACCAACGGTCGTTGGTACGAAGGCATCAAGCGAGGCCACCCGGACGTGGTCGAGCGAGTCGCCACGCCAACCGGCGGTTTGCCCGGCAGCCAAGGCGCTCTGCTGATGCGGAGCAAGTTCACGGGGATTCCCGGCAATGCCAGTGGAACGATGCACCAAGATGACTTCATCGCGAATGTTCAGTACCGACTGAAACGCCGCATCGATGTGTCCGAGGTCCCCAGTGTCACGACGCGAGTTTTCTTGCCACCAGTGGCTGAGTGGGAACAACGCAGCGGACCCCACTTTGGATTCCGCTTGGCGCTCGAAACGACGGCGATGGTCGAAAAAGAAATTGGGCTGTTCAAGCTCAAACGCAAAGAGATGGGCAACGAGATCTACTGGCCAGGTTTGTTCATCGAATTCGAAAGCAAGGCTGACAGCCGAAGTCGCAGCGACGACTACGCTTACCTTCGAGTTCGTAGCAACCAACGTGGAGCCGATTTCCGTGGTCCACAAATCACCACCACGGGATGGTGGACGTTGGGAATGAGCGTCACACCCGACGGCATGGTGCACTACTATGCGTCGCCCGGTGTTGATGACCTGACCGAAGAAGACTACATCACCAGCCAGTTCCCCTACGGGTACGAAGCGGAACGGATGCGGACGTTCTTCTACAACATCTGCAGTGCCGATGATGGACGTCGTTGGAGCACTTCGTTTATCGTCGATGATCCGAAGGTCTTCTTGGTTCGCCCCAAGGGCAAGCAGATGGCTCAGCGTTCGAGCGGCAACCGCCGCTAAGACGCGCCGTCCAGTTGTTCAACGCGGCACGGATAAAACGGCCGCGAATGTTCGACCAAATCCAACATGGTTTGGTCGTTTTCGGAACCTGAATCAGGGCTGCTTTGGTTGCGGAGTGCTTTTCGATAAGCGTTCAGCAATTGCTGCCTCTGGTTTTCGGCCCCGTACTTCGTCGCAACGATGTTTCGATTGTGAGCGATCATGGCGGGATCGCTGGCCGTCACCAGAGCGTCGCACAACGCCGCATTGCGTTGCCGGACTTCTTTTGCAAACCCAGCGTCGGTGGCGAAGCGGTGGATCACCTCCACCTGCAACGCCGGCGACAGTCTCGCGAAATCAATCCAGTCGCATCGGTGGCCGGGGGATGCGGCGACGGAGGGTGCGGCGACGGAGGGTGCGGCGACGGAGGGTGGCGGTGGAGCCAGATCGGGCTGGCATCGAACTCCCTTCCAGGCCTTCACCTTTGCTTCCGCGAACTGACATTCAGCTTCGCCCAGCCAGGCCGTCGATCCGGGAATCATGACGACGTCATAGAGCTGATCCAGGTGCATGCCTTGGTCCATGAAATCGCTGGTCACTCCCGGCAGGTTTCTGGCAACGACACGGCGTGAGGCGAGCCAGGGTTCGAGGAAAACCATCCCAAATCCTTCCGCCACGCTGGACGAAACCACCACGCTGGCGGCCGACAGATTGTCGACGAACTGGATGCCTTCGTGATGGCCGGCATCAAAGACGACGTTGTCGACGCTTTGCTCTGCAACCGTTCGCCAACGTTCGTAGGATCTTCTTTCCATCGGGGTGTCGGGCGCCAGCGTCATCGCGCCCACGGTCGGGCGACCAGCCAGCTGGCACAGCAACAGAAATTCGCCGAGGTTTTTGCGGCGGATACCGCGAACGGGATAGAGCATCCAGCGGAAATCCGTTGGCAACTCAAAGGCTTGCGAGATTTTCCGTGTTGCCGTTTCGAAATCAGGCAGCTCATCGCTTGGGAGGCGAACGCTGTTGGGCAGCAGATCGATGCGGGCTGGCGGGATTCCAAATTGAGCCAGCGTTTCTGCGTCGCCGGTTGTCAACGTCGCGTAGGACAGCCGTTCGCCGTGCGGGTACAAAATTCTGTCGAGGTCCTGGGCTCGATCGCATCCATGGGCTGCCTTGAGGCACGCCCAGTTTTGGGGGCGTTGGTCTTCGGCAAAATCATGGATTTGCATCAGACATGAATAACCCAGCGTGGCCAAACGCTGGATCACCAGCGGAGCGGCCGCGTTTTTGCCGAGGCTGTGATTGTGCCAGTGGATGACCGTCTGCTCGCGAGTCCAGCCCGCGCGTTGGCATTGCTCGTCCAATTCGCGAGCCGTTTGTTCGGCTTGTTGCTGAACGTTCCGCGAAGAATCTCGCAGCGAGTCGTATTCCAAGGATGGGATCGTCCACAGGGAAGCGGACGATCGAGTCGCTTCTTGCAGTCCGGATTGACGGGGGCCGCTGACCAAAGCGACTTCGTCAATGTCATCGGATTCATGCAGGCAGTGAACGTGATTGTCGACCACCTGGGTGACGCCGCCGCGTTCGAAGTGGCAATGCACAATGAGAATTTTCATCGCGGAAATTTTCACTGGCTGTCAGTCCTGAGGGACGCGGGCGTTTGAGTGACAGAGGTGGGATCGGCATTGCGTCACCCTCCCCTCGCTTCGCTCGACCTTACCAGGGGACGTTCGAATAATGATTGGTGGCTGGCGTCTGAGTTTCGCCCCGGATGGGGCCGTCATGCTTCGCTCGGGGCGGAAGCCCCGAGAGACCGATGCCGGAAAACAAACGGTCGTCCCGGATGGGGCCGTCGTGGGAGTCCCTCGCTCACGCTCTTTGAAGTTGCGTTTTATCCGTCAATGGCCAACGGCCTTTTTCAACATAGCCAGGGGCATCGCCCCTGGAGCAGTAAAGCACGGCCCCATTTTGGCCAACGGCCAAATTCAATTCAAAACGTGTGGGTTGATGTTGGCCGTTGGCCAACCAATTTCCCTCCATCTCGATCCCTGGGGCGATGCCCCAGGCTGCGATGACGAAGGCCGTTGGCCAACAATACCGATTGCAAAAGCGCAACTTCAAAACTCACGCGTCGGGTTGTGATGGGTGGTCTTGGCCGACTCTGACGGGCAAGAGTGCCCATCCTACATGCTAGAGACCTAGGCCACGTGGTGGCTCAGTGCACGCGTTGGCCGGGCAAGGCGCCGTCATCGATGCCAAGCACGAAGACTTCTTCGCCGCCGGGACCGGCAGCGGTGACCATGCCTTCGCTCAAACCAAACCGCATCTTTCGCGGTTTCAGGTTGGCAACCATCACGACCAGACGTCCGACCAGTTTTTCGGGGTCGTAAGCGGCTTTGATGCCGGCGAAGACCTGGCGAGTTTCGTCGCCGCCCAAACCGAGTGTCAGTTTCAGAAGCTTGTTGGCTTCTGGCACGTGTTCGGCGGACAGCACACGAGCGACCCGCAGGTCCACCTTCATGAACTCATCGATTGTGATTTCATCCGCGAGCGGTTCATCTTTGAGCGGTTGATCGCTGTCGTTGAACGGGTTGGCGGCGGCGACTTCATTTTCTTGAGCCGCTTCGTCTTTGCTTTCTTCCATCATGGCTTCGAGATCCTCGAGTTTGACACGGTCCATCATACGTTGAAATTTGTTGACGCCACGATCAGTCAGTGGCGTTTGACTTTGTTCCCACGACGTGATCGGTTCCCCGAGCAAGTCGCCACATTTTTTTGCCAGTTCGGGAAGGACTGGGGCCAAGTAAACGGCCAGTTGTCGAAACAGATTCAGTGCGACCGTGCAAACGTCTCGCAGTTCGTCTTGTCGCTCGGCATCTTTGTTCATTTCCCATGGTTTGGCATGTTCGACAAAGGGGTTGGCCGCGTCGGCCAATTCCATGATCAAACGCATCGCTTTGGAATATTCACCGTCCTCGTAAGCGGACGCGATCTCATCGCCTTTCGCAGCCGCGGACTGGAACAGTCCACCGTCGTCGGGGTAGGACGGTGACAAACCGGTTCGGCTGGCGAACTTGCCGACGCGACTGGCCAAGTTGACCACCTTGCCGACCAGGTCGGAGTTGACTTTCTCGACAAACTCGTCGACTCCCAAGTCCAAGTCTTCGACTCGCGACGACAGCTTGGTGGCGTAGAAGTAACGCAGCGCGGAGGGATCAATGTGTTTCAAGAATGTTTCGGCTTTGACGAAGGTGCCTTCACTCTTGGACATCTTTTTGCCGTTCACATTCAGGAAGCCATGGATGTGAACTTTGGTTGGCAGGGAGAACCCGGCCGTCTTCAACATCCCAGGCCAAAACAGCGTGTGGAAATACGTGATGTCCTTGCCGATGAAGTGGTGGACTTCGCAGTCGTCGCTCTGCCACCAATCGGCCAGGTTTTCATCGTTGGCATTGCACCACTGTTGCGTGCTGGCGATGTAGCCGATTGGCGCGTCGAACCAGACATACCAGTAGTTGCCGGGAGCGTCGGGGATTTCGAATCCAAAGTAGGGAGCGGGGCGACTGATGTCCCAGTCGCGAAGTTCTTCCGCCAGGAAGTGCCCCTTCAGGTAGTTGGCGGTTTCCGATTGCAGGGCGCCGGAGTTCGAGACCCATTCGGAGAGGAACCCGTGCAGCTTTTCCAATTCAACGAACAGGTGTTCGGCTTCTTTGAGGATTGGCGTGGCACCGCTGAGCGTGCTGACCGGGTCGATCAATTCAGTGGGGCTGTAGGTGTGCCCGCAATTGCAATTGTCACCGGCTTGGTTGGGCGTGCCACATTTCGGGCACGTTCCGCGAACGAATCGGTCGGCCAGAAAGGTCTCGGCTTCTGGATCGTAGAGTTGCTCGACGCTTCGTTGGACCACCAAGCCCGCGTCCCGGAGAGATTGCCAGATTTGATGGCAAATCGTTCGGTTTTCTTCGCTGTTGGTGCTGCCGTAGTGGTCGAATTCAATTCCAAAACCCGCGAAATCACGCTGGTGAGCTTCGCTGGTTTCTTCGATCAATTCAATTTCGGACCGGCCTTCGCTGCGGGCCCGAATCATGATCGCGGTGCCGTGCGTGTCGTCGGCGCAGATGTACAAGCAACGATTGCCACGCAGTTTCTGAAACCGGACCCAAATGTCGGTTTGCAGGTATTCCACCAGGTGGCCGATGTGGATCGGGCCGTTGGCGTAGGGCAAGGCAGCGGTAACGAGCAGACGACGCGTCATGAAAGCAGTTGTCGGTGAGTGGATCGAGGGCTTCAGCGATACCCACGACCGATTTTCGCGACGTGGGGTTCACCATCCAAGGTCGCGATTGTGACAAACCACCGCTGGATCGAACAGGACCAGCCACCGAAGACGACTGCGGGAGGCTTCGAATCAGAGGTTCATGACCGTTTTGACCAGGTCGCTGACGGAATACGGGTGAGCCGATGCAAATGCCTCTCCGGCCCAACATCCGGCTTGCGAGCCGG includes these proteins:
- the metG gene encoding methionine--tRNA ligase — translated: MTRRLLVTAALPYANGPIHIGHLVEYLQTDIWVRFQKLRGNRCLYICADDTHGTAIMIRARSEGRSEIELIEETSEAHQRDFAGFGIEFDHYGSTNSEENRTICHQIWQSLRDAGLVVQRSVEQLYDPEAETFLADRFVRGTCPKCGTPNQAGDNCNCGHTYSPTELIDPVSTLSGATPILKEAEHLFVELEKLHGFLSEWVSNSGALQSETANYLKGHFLAEELRDWDISRPAPYFGFEIPDAPGNYWYVWFDAPIGYIASTQQWCNANDENLADWWQSDDCEVHHFIGKDITYFHTLFWPGMLKTAGFSLPTKVHIHGFLNVNGKKMSKSEGTFVKAETFLKHIDPSALRYFYATKLSSRVEDLDLGVDEFVEKVNSDLVGKVVNLASRVGKFASRTGLSPSYPDDGGLFQSAAAKGDEIASAYEDGEYSKAMRLIMELADAANPFVEHAKPWEMNKDAERQDELRDVCTVALNLFRQLAVYLAPVLPELAKKCGDLLGEPITSWEQSQTPLTDRGVNKFQRMMDRVKLEDLEAMMEESKDEAAQENEVAAANPFNDSDQPLKDEPLADEITIDEFMKVDLRVARVLSAEHVPEANKLLKLTLGLGGDETRQVFAGIKAAYDPEKLVGRLVVMVANLKPRKMRFGLSEGMVTAAGPGGEEVFVLGIDDGALPGQRVH